In Sebaldella termitidis ATCC 33386, one DNA window encodes the following:
- a CDS encoding mannitol-1-phosphate 5-dehydrogenase: protein MEVFHFGAGSIGRGFIGKILSENSYNVTFIDVNEEIISQLNKDNEYTVETVGANSKTETVKNVCGLLSGDLEGIKRKVPETDLITTAVGANVLEIIAPTVAEIIKFRKNSGITRYINIIACENKLEASTFLKSKVEKYLDENEKEYMETYAGFVNSAVDRLIPPRKIEGKEATYTIVEDFNEWIADETLIKGELTLKGMIKKKDLTPYIERKLFTVNTGHIIAAHMGVYMNYETIDQAVCDEKIRKIIIGAMEESGAVLIKRYGFDKEEHEKYIQKILKRFENKYLGDSTVRVGREPLRKLGVRERLIRPLLGTLEYGLPNENLLTGISYALKYDVPSDRESVELQEMLKTAGVEETLKKVTENSIPDELITIIKSNYEKL, encoded by the coding sequence ATGGAAGTTTTTCATTTTGGTGCCGGCAGTATAGGAAGAGGCTTTATAGGGAAAATACTTTCTGAAAATTCATATAATGTCACATTTATTGACGTAAATGAGGAAATCATATCCCAGCTGAATAAAGATAATGAGTATACAGTGGAGACAGTAGGGGCAAACAGCAAAACTGAAACAGTAAAAAATGTATGCGGATTACTATCGGGAGATTTGGAGGGTATAAAAAGAAAAGTGCCGGAGACAGACCTTATAACGACAGCAGTGGGGGCTAATGTGCTGGAAATAATAGCACCAACAGTGGCAGAGATAATCAAATTCAGAAAAAACAGCGGTATTACAAGATACATTAATATAATAGCCTGTGAAAACAAACTCGAAGCTTCTACTTTCCTGAAATCAAAAGTAGAAAAATATCTGGATGAGAATGAAAAGGAGTATATGGAAACATATGCAGGATTTGTAAATTCAGCGGTGGACAGATTAATTCCGCCGAGAAAAATAGAGGGGAAAGAGGCAACATACACAATAGTGGAGGATTTCAACGAATGGATAGCAGATGAAACTCTTATAAAAGGAGAGCTTACACTAAAGGGAATGATAAAAAAGAAAGATCTTACCCCGTATATTGAAAGAAAACTTTTCACTGTAAATACAGGTCACATAATAGCTGCACACATGGGAGTCTACATGAATTACGAAACTATAGACCAGGCTGTCTGTGATGAAAAAATAAGAAAAATAATAATCGGTGCAATGGAAGAAAGCGGTGCTGTATTAATAAAAAGATACGGTTTTGACAAAGAAGAGCATGAAAAATATATACAAAAGATACTAAAGCGTTTCGAAAATAAGTATCTTGGAGACAGCACAGTAAGAGTGGGAAGAGAACCCTTAAGGAAGCTCGGTGTAAGGGAGAGACTTATAAGACCGTTACTTGGAACACTTGAATACGGACTTCCCAATGAAAATTTACTAACAGGGATTTCATACGCATTAAAATATGATGTTCCTTCTGACAGGGAGTCTGTGGAACTGCAGGAAATGCTTAAAACAGCAGGAGTAGAAGAAACTTTAAAAAAAGTTACGGAAAATTCCATTCCTGATGAGCTTATTACAATTATTAAATCAAATTACGAAAAATTATAA
- a CDS encoding ABC transporter permease — protein sequence MNKRRKGIILTVPYIVLSLFFLILPLVGLIFKSFSQGLGSWIRVLSNPLYIEGLKNSMILSVWVTAESAAAGSIIAVLWYKRLAKHSWFLSFLNYSANNGGIGLAFALLATLGTNGFLTIILRRIGIRIYPNFDIVSLTGIHFAYLSFLVPYMTILFLPAVGSLKPEWWSAACTLGAGKKRYILKIAGPVLFPSFMASTTLVFLTSLGTYATAQAISSDRINLITIQIGYLMQMSLFRQVDAYTISILLFLIMMIFIVIYKKTNEKAGRWLR from the coding sequence ATGAACAAGAGGAGAAAAGGAATAATTTTGACTGTTCCGTATATTGTACTGTCATTGTTTTTTCTGATTCTGCCATTAGTCGGTCTTATATTTAAGAGCTTTAGTCAGGGACTGGGTTCATGGATAAGAGTATTGTCAAATCCTTTGTATATAGAGGGATTAAAGAACAGCATGATATTGTCAGTCTGGGTAACGGCAGAGTCCGCGGCGGCAGGAAGTATAATAGCGGTATTATGGTATAAAAGGCTGGCAAAGCACAGCTGGTTCCTTTCATTTTTGAATTATTCCGCAAATAACGGCGGGATAGGGCTTGCCTTTGCATTACTCGCTACACTGGGGACAAATGGATTTTTGACAATTATTCTGAGAAGGATAGGGATTCGCATATATCCAAATTTTGATATAGTCTCATTAACAGGAATTCACTTTGCATATCTGAGTTTTTTAGTACCGTATATGACAATTTTATTTCTTCCGGCAGTGGGTTCCTTAAAGCCGGAATGGTGGAGTGCAGCATGTACTCTGGGAGCCGGAAAGAAAAGATATATACTGAAAATAGCCGGACCTGTTCTTTTTCCGTCTTTTATGGCATCTACAACACTGGTATTTCTTACATCTCTGGGAACATATGCTACAGCACAGGCTATTTCTTCAGACAGAATAAATCTGATAACCATACAGATAGGATATCTGATGCAGATGTCGCTGTTCAGGCAGGTAGATGCCTATACGATTTCAATACTTTTATTTCTCATAATGATGATATTTATAGTTATATATAAAAAAACAAATGAAAAAGCCGGCAGGTGGTTAAGATAA
- a CDS encoding ABC transporter permease: MENENYMEITLDNSEVKKWKLSVKTNYEKILFYIVTGLFLIYTIFPVISVVLFSVSGKWNMTLLPEVWSLNAYRELFMNSLFWSSFARSFLVSFLVVLMDILIITAALLGVELSGNKKMMTLLETISIIPVALPGVVLALSTVTFYGEAFPLLLGSPVLLIFSEAVFAFPFMLWSLKNTFMSINAGVLYDASCTLGVPTWKFILKILVPSLKKGMLTGGIMVFTTTFNNFALAQLIVGSGWETYQVFLNKLMRIDGHMASAMVLTGTAMTFILVAVCSLTGKILKNQ, encoded by the coding sequence ATGGAAAATGAAAATTATATGGAAATTACACTGGATAATTCTGAAGTAAAAAAATGGAAATTAAGTGTAAAGACAAACTATGAAAAGATTTTATTTTATATTGTGACAGGTTTATTTTTAATCTATACAATATTTCCTGTAATATCAGTAGTACTGTTTTCAGTTTCGGGAAAATGGAATATGACATTGCTTCCGGAAGTATGGTCGCTTAATGCATACAGGGAGTTATTCATGAATTCTCTGTTTTGGTCATCATTCGCCCGAAGCTTTCTGGTCTCATTTCTTGTAGTTTTAATGGATATTCTGATAATAACAGCAGCTTTATTAGGTGTGGAGCTTTCCGGAAATAAAAAAATGATGACGCTGCTGGAAACAATTTCTATAATACCGGTAGCTCTTCCTGGAGTGGTTCTGGCCTTATCCACGGTAACATTTTATGGAGAGGCTTTCCCGCTTTTGCTGGGAAGTCCGGTACTGCTGATTTTCAGTGAAGCTGTTTTTGCTTTTCCGTTTATGCTCTGGTCTTTGAAAAATACTTTTATGAGTATTAATGCCGGAGTTCTTTATGACGCTTCATGTACACTGGGAGTACCCACATGGAAATTTATTCTGAAAATACTGGTTCCTTCTTTGAAAAAAGGAATGCTTACAGGAGGAATTATGGTGTTTACCACTACATTTAATAATTTTGCTCTGGCACAGCTGATAGTAGGATCAGGCTGGGAAACATATCAGGTATTTCTGAATAAATTAATGAGAATCGACGGTCATATGGCAAGTGCCATGGTTCTTACAGGTACTGCAATGACATTTATACTTGTGGCAGTATGCTCACTTACAGGAAAGATATTAAAAAATCAGTGA
- a CDS encoding flavin reductase produces the protein MDINQLFKKISAEDMNDNVFTLVGNDFFAATAGKKDHYNSMVASGGGFGVLFKKPVSWCVFRSDRYTLEMIQKEQTYTLSYFPDDYREQMMFLGSKSGRDSDKMKEAELISIETPSQNMSFEKARLIFECKLMQITTPDPDDFYSQEARDYINETYKKSSDHRKFVIGEITDIWIKK, from the coding sequence ATGGATATTAATCAGTTATTCAAAAAAATTTCTGCCGAAGATATGAATGATAATGTATTCACATTAGTTGGAAATGACTTTTTTGCTGCTACTGCAGGTAAAAAAGATCATTATAATTCTATGGTTGCCAGCGGAGGAGGATTTGGAGTTCTTTTCAAAAAGCCTGTTTCATGGTGTGTTTTTAGATCAGACCGCTATACACTTGAAATGATTCAAAAGGAGCAAACATATACATTATCTTATTTTCCGGATGACTATAGAGAACAAATGATGTTTTTAGGAAGTAAATCAGGAAGAGACAGTGACAAAATGAAAGAAGCCGAGCTGATTAGCATCGAAACCCCTTCCCAAAATATGTCTTTTGAAAAAGCAAGGCTGATTTTCGAATGTAAATTAATGCAGATTACTACCCCTGATCCTGATGATTTTTATTCACAGGAAGCCAGAGATTATATAAATGAAACTTACAAAAAGTCAAGCGATCATCGTAAATTTGTAATCGGTGAAATTACTGATATCTGGATAAAAAAATAA
- a CDS encoding GntR family transcriptional regulator, whose translation MKKQIDKNIGIPLYEQILEIIYNDIQNGVFAYGEIIPKELDLCKIYNVSRPTIRKAMDILVQNGNLIRIKGKGTYVSSDKKIKQEFTHIIQNFNAEMSQKGVSPGTKVLKKLLVTPDKQTREKLELKSDENVIELVRLRYADNEPLLIVTTYIPYERAPFLFKKDFEKVSLYDSFEEKNIIIKKAVRTFEVQKATKELSNLLTISKNDPVFYFETVAYSDKNVPLEFSKCFYRGDKNKFVVEIIK comes from the coding sequence ATGAAAAAACAAATAGATAAGAATATAGGAATTCCATTATATGAACAGATTCTTGAAATAATATACAATGATATACAAAACGGGGTTTTTGCATATGGTGAGATCATTCCCAAAGAACTGGATCTATGTAAAATATACAATGTAAGCAGGCCTACTATCAGAAAAGCCATGGACATCCTTGTTCAAAACGGGAATCTGATTAGAATAAAAGGCAAGGGAACTTATGTTTCCTCTGATAAAAAAATAAAACAGGAGTTTACACACATTATTCAGAACTTTAATGCCGAAATGTCACAAAAAGGAGTAAGTCCCGGTACAAAAGTCTTAAAAAAACTTCTTGTTACACCGGACAAGCAGACAAGAGAAAAGCTGGAACTAAAAAGTGATGAAAATGTAATAGAACTCGTGAGACTGAGATATGCCGACAATGAACCGCTTCTGATTGTTACCACGTATATCCCTTATGAGAGGGCTCCCTTTTTATTTAAAAAAGATTTTGAAAAGGTTTCTCTTTATGATTCTTTCGAAGAAAAAAATATTATCATAAAAAAAGCTGTACGAACATTTGAAGTGCAAAAAGCAACAAAAGAGCTCTCGAATCTCCTTACTATCTCAAAAAATGATCCTGTTTTTTACTTTGAAACTGTTGCTTATTCGGATAAAAATGTTCCTTTGGAATTCTCTAAATGTTTTTACCGCGGCGATAAAAATAAATTTGTAGTTGAAATAATAAAATAA
- a CDS encoding ABC transporter ATP-binding protein, giving the protein MNEFRLRNIEKYYGKNKVLNKIDLDIREGEFLTLLGPSGCGKSTLLKLIAGLEETNSGSIMYNNENFGKIPTKKRNIGMVFQHYALFPNMTIIKNVAFGLEARGIDKKTAKEKALIWLKKVGLEYLEDRYPHELSGGQQQRVALARALVLNPGILLLDEPLSALDASVRGILRDEIRQLQQELGITTVYVTHDQSEALGMSDRIAVMQKGEIVEMGTPNEIYDNPKNKFTAEFIGNSSKLHGKVLSAGEKLIRLENSKNMYFDSLDKKIKDGDNVVIFIKAEKLEVSEEKSENTIEAKVIIRNFLGGFVRYKLATEYGKELCLDLEAGNKRVFEKDEILFLKLDNESCHVYQEI; this is encoded by the coding sequence ATGAATGAATTCAGACTTAGAAACATAGAAAAATATTACGGTAAAAATAAGGTATTAAATAAAATAGATCTGGATATCAGGGAAGGCGAATTTTTGACTTTACTAGGACCAAGCGGCTGCGGCAAAAGCACGCTGCTAAAATTAATAGCCGGTCTTGAAGAAACAAACAGCGGTTCTATAATGTATAACAATGAAAACTTCGGAAAAATTCCTACTAAAAAAAGAAATATAGGAATGGTTTTTCAGCATTATGCATTATTTCCCAATATGACTATTATTAAAAATGTTGCTTTTGGACTTGAAGCAAGAGGAATTGATAAGAAAACAGCAAAGGAAAAAGCTTTGATATGGCTGAAAAAAGTAGGTCTTGAATATCTTGAGGACAGATATCCGCATGAGTTATCAGGCGGTCAGCAGCAGCGTGTGGCTCTGGCAAGGGCTCTTGTACTAAATCCCGGAATACTCCTTCTGGATGAGCCGCTTTCAGCTTTAGATGCTTCTGTAAGAGGGATTTTGAGAGATGAAATAAGACAGCTGCAGCAGGAACTGGGAATAACCACTGTTTATGTTACACATGATCAGAGTGAGGCTCTGGGTATGTCTGATAGAATAGCTGTTATGCAAAAAGGTGAAATTGTAGAAATGGGAACTCCAAATGAGATTTATGATAATCCTAAAAATAAATTTACTGCGGAATTTATAGGGAATTCTTCAAAACTGCATGGAAAGGTTCTGTCAGCAGGTGAAAAGCTGATCAGGCTAGAAAATAGCAAGAATATGTATTTTGACAGTCTGGATAAAAAAATAAAAGACGGAGATAATGTAGTAATATTCATAAAAGCGGAAAAACTGGAGGTTTCAGAAGAAAAGAGCGAAAATACAATTGAAGCCAAGGTTATCATAAGGAATTTTTTGGGTGGTTTTGTGCGTTATAAGCTGGCTACAGAATATGGAAAAGAGCTTTGTCTTGATTTGGAGGCAGGTAATAAAAGGGTTTTTGAAAAAGATGAAATTTTGTTTCTAAAGCTTGACAATGAATCGTGTCATGTATATCAGGAAATATAA
- a CDS encoding MarR family transcriptional regulator yields the protein MNREEQVITGFRGLLNKIVRLNKFQMEDSLKGYKPSEVHCIEYIGKNTDPNVTKLAEAFYMTNGAISKMAKKLIKKDLIESYQKPDNKKEIYFRLTEHGKKVYEIHGKLHKEFQKRDKPVFEQISEEQFRSILSFIKSYNKHLDEEIKKLNTKSK from the coding sequence ATGAACAGGGAAGAGCAGGTCATAACAGGTTTCAGAGGTTTATTAAATAAAATAGTCCGGCTTAATAAATTTCAGATGGAAGACAGCCTTAAAGGTTATAAGCCTTCTGAAGTGCATTGTATTGAATACATCGGGAAAAATACGGACCCTAATGTAACAAAGCTTGCAGAAGCTTTTTACATGACTAACGGTGCAATAAGTAAAATGGCAAAAAAGCTCATAAAAAAAGATCTTATTGAAAGCTACCAAAAACCGGATAACAAAAAGGAAATCTATTTTAGGCTTACTGAACACGGAAAAAAGGTCTATGAAATACACGGAAAACTGCATAAAGAGTTTCAGAAACGGGATAAGCCTGTATTTGAACAAATAAGCGAAGAACAATTCAGAAGCATTCTCAGCTTTATCAAAAGCTATAACAAACATCTGGATGAAGAAATAAAAAAACTAAATACTAAATCAAAATAA
- a CDS encoding TetR/AcrR family transcriptional regulator: MDTKEKILLGMLDLIQEVGLEKASMGKLSQKIHASPGNIYFYFSGKKDLIDTLYEYCMISLAEYLDQGRLMEVDINTDAEVCKEFVLDMVKRHINFYKENPKMLHFVIKSKSSFYLSSDIKKGRFKRNKPIYYFMGLLIERKIIKSMDVDIISTFIIGVIYEFLKESIMFENIKLDDEGIDMLAEMIWSGLKYRGN; the protein is encoded by the coding sequence ATGGATACAAAAGAGAAAATTTTATTAGGAATGCTTGATCTGATACAGGAAGTAGGACTGGAGAAGGCTTCTATGGGAAAGCTGTCGCAAAAAATACATGCCAGCCCGGGGAATATTTATTTTTATTTCAGCGGGAAAAAAGATCTGATTGATACATTATATGAATACTGTATGATAAGTCTGGCAGAATATCTTGATCAGGGAAGACTGATGGAAGTGGATATAAATACAGATGCGGAAGTTTGTAAGGAATTTGTGCTGGACATGGTAAAAAGACATATAAATTTTTATAAAGAAAATCCGAAAATGCTTCATTTTGTTATTAAGTCAAAGAGTTCTTTTTATCTTTCAAGTGATATAAAAAAAGGCCGTTTCAAAAGAAATAAACCGATTTATTATTTTATGGGACTTCTTATAGAGCGAAAAATTATCAAATCTATGGATGTAGATATTATTTCGACGTTTATTATCGGGGTAATATATGAATTTTTGAAAGAAAGCATAATGTTCGAAAATATAAAACTGGATGATGAGGGAATAGACATGCTTGCTGAAATGATATGGTCAGGGCTTAAATACAGAGGAAATTAA